In the genome of Coraliomargarita algicola, one region contains:
- a CDS encoding thioesterase family protein, translating into MPYEHTSTRRIEFSETDMAGLVHFSNFFKYMETAERDFFEAAGVDLIRTKPGELVGWPRARAECKFSAPLRFGDTIDIHLAVRSVKDRAIDYQFRIFRRNPDGSRTQAGKGHMTTILAQLCEDGALKSIELPDDVRARITEAPAEVLQRPKGV; encoded by the coding sequence ATGCCTTACGAACACACTTCCACCCGCCGTATCGAGTTTTCGGAAACCGACATGGCGGGACTTGTCCATTTCTCTAATTTTTTTAAATATATGGAGACGGCTGAACGCGACTTTTTCGAAGCAGCCGGCGTGGACCTCATTCGCACCAAACCCGGCGAACTGGTCGGCTGGCCACGCGCCCGAGCGGAGTGTAAATTCTCTGCACCACTACGCTTTGGCGATACCATCGACATCCATCTCGCAGTCAGATCGGTTAAAGATCGAGCCATTGATTACCAGTTCCGCATCTTCCGCCGTAATCCAGACGGCTCCCGCACACAGGCTGGTAAAGGACATATGACCACCATTCTCGCACAACTCTGCGAAGACGGCGCGCTCAAATCAATAGAGCTACCCGACGACGTGCGCGCACGCATCACTGAAGCACCGGCCGAAGTGCTCCAACGACCTAAGGGGGTTTAA
- the surE gene encoding 5'/3'-nucleotidase SurE, with amino-acid sequence MKPHALITNDDGIQSAFLHRLVESLLPHFRVSVAAPAFEQSWTGRCMTRHGEIEVIDSPSYFADGVQAWAISGTPSDCVNIALGNLLPEKPDIVLSGINIGFNTTETLILSSGTVAGAIEGVLWDLPAIAFSQSVPNHLFDSIRDANGQGNEAFNASLKEAANHAAQMALDTLQDKSAYIGSVININFPLETTADTPVVETFPAKLQLGSLFAETSPGKYNFRYSDGTVVDPHPNSDRAVLESGRISRSLLNFSRIGRPHE; translated from the coding sequence ATGAAACCACACGCACTCATCACCAACGACGACGGCATCCAGTCCGCCTTCCTTCACCGCCTCGTCGAGTCGCTGCTCCCGCATTTTCGTGTTTCGGTGGCTGCGCCTGCCTTCGAGCAAAGCTGGACCGGACGTTGCATGACTCGCCACGGCGAGATTGAAGTCATCGACAGCCCATCCTATTTCGCAGATGGCGTGCAGGCTTGGGCCATTAGCGGAACCCCCTCAGACTGCGTCAATATAGCACTGGGTAACTTACTCCCCGAAAAGCCAGACATTGTGCTATCGGGTATCAATATCGGGTTTAATACCACCGAAACTTTAATCCTCAGCTCGGGCACAGTCGCTGGTGCGATCGAGGGCGTGTTATGGGATTTACCCGCGATTGCCTTTAGCCAGAGCGTCCCCAACCACCTATTCGACTCCATTCGCGATGCAAATGGTCAAGGCAACGAGGCCTTCAATGCATCACTGAAGGAAGCCGCAAACCATGCCGCCCAAATGGCGCTCGACACGCTCCAAGACAAATCCGCCTATATCGGCAGCGTCATCAACATCAACTTCCCACTAGAGACGACAGCCGATACGCCCGTCGTCGAAACCTTCCCAGCCAAGCTACAACTCGGTAGCCTCTTCGCTGAAACGAGCCCAGGCAAATACAACTTCCGCTACTCGGACGGCACTGTAGTCGATCCACACCCAAATTCCGACCGTGCAGTGCTCGAAAGTGGGCGCATCAGCCGCAGTCTACTAAACTTCTCCCGAATCGGCAGGCCTCACGAATAA